The following DNA comes from Serinus canaria isolate serCan28SL12 chromosome 1A, serCan2020, whole genome shotgun sequence.
AGTAAAGGAATCCTTCAGTTTTcagggaacaggaaaaaaatgttttatggtTAAAAGTCAAGCAAAGTAACTTTACTAATGTGcaggattttaaaaagacaattaACCATTAAAACAATGTATTTACTGcagattttaaataatacaGCATTCTTATATGCAAACTGAACTGTTATGGTCTGGATGTGTGGACAGCTAGACAGgtaagaactggctggatgaTGAACTCATTACACTCTACCCAAAGGACAGTAACAACCCAAGTATCAACACTGGGACCTGCCCTCTTTAATGGCTTTATCAAAGAtaagaaagcagcaggaggtcACTGTCACCAAGTCTGTAGTTGACTCTGCATGAGCAGGACCAGGCAATTTGATCAAAAGGACAGGTGTCATCCAGAGTGACCCACAGAGGCTGGAGGAATGGGGTAACGAAAATATGATGAAATTCAACAAGGCCAAATCCAAATGcctgaaaaataagaaatcccCTTAAATGACAcaggctgctcacagagcagctgaggaacCACTGCTCAAGTTTTGTCAGGACTCTTAAGCAATTCCAATGACATGAACATCCAGATCCTTGGATAATAAGTCTGAATATCTACTAACTTTTATTTCAACAGGACTCCTTCTACTTATGTGCAAGAATGAATTTTAGAGGACTGCACCttgtgtaagaaaaaaaaaaaaaagaaaaaaattagagaataGGAGTGTGCCTTCTTGGTCAAACTGGTGGTGGTACTCGCAGTTACACAAAATTGAGAACACCTCACATATGCAGTGAAGGGAACATACACTAAGCCATCAAAGTTGCTTGTACGAGTGGATAACATTGCTTTACTTTGACAGTACCTTATTCTTCTGATGGATCTTGAACAGAAGCAAGTACAGTAAATAGAAGTTCCCAGCACTAAAGAGGAGATTGATAAACCTGAGCATTCCCACAGAGCACACCACGCTTCCCGTCCAGCCGAGGAGCCACGCAGCGGGCTTCACCACTCCCACCGAGAGCAGGTACAGGCCGGGCAGCGTGGTGATCATGGGGTCCCACTGCAAGGCGAACACAGCGTCAGGGAACCGCGACACTACCACAGCACCGGGCCACGGCCACAGCACCCCGCCACACGGCCGCGGCACCCCGCCACACGGCCGCGGCACCCCGCCACGCGGCCCCCTGGCTCGCCCGCAGG
Coding sequences within:
- the ALG10 gene encoding dol-P-Glc:Glc(2)Man(9)GlcNAc(2)-PP-Dol alpha-1,2-glucosyltransferase isoform X2 is translated as MERAEAYGFSGAMSGAFLLSCLLFAAVSRRQRGPYMDEVFHVPQAQAYCHGRFLQWDPMITTLPGLYLLSVGVVKPAAWLLGWTGSVVCSVGMLRFINLLFSAGNFYLLYLLLFKIHQKNKAFGFGLVEFHHIFVTPFLQPLWVTLDDTCPFDQIAWSCSCRVNYRLGDSDLLLLSYL